In Pectobacterium aroidearum, the following are encoded in one genomic region:
- a CDS encoding alpha/beta hydrolase: protein MNTDLATTPETQVHYRYERVGNVNIFYREAGKPSSPCILLLHGFAASSYMFRELIPVLAENYHVIAPDLPSFGFTESPGSDEYDYTFDNLAKTIDRFTEQLKLQRYAIMVHDYGAPVGWRLATTHPDRITAIISQNGNAYEEGLAQGWDAIRRYWQSPTAENRAALHDFPTAASVKWQYLEGVSDTSLVSPDGYTLEGLHVSRPGNADIQLDLLLDYASNVQRYPEFQAYFREKQPPLLAVWGRHDPYFLPAGAEAWKRDIPHADIRFYDTGHFALETHASDIIPVIHAFLDGNIK, encoded by the coding sequence ATGAATACTGATCTAGCAACGACACCCGAAACCCAAGTCCACTACCGCTATGAGCGGGTGGGTAACGTCAACATTTTCTATCGTGAAGCTGGAAAGCCATCATCACCCTGCATTTTGCTACTGCATGGATTCGCTGCATCCTCGTACATGTTTCGAGAACTGATTCCGGTACTGGCTGAGAATTATCACGTGATTGCACCCGATCTGCCGTCCTTCGGTTTCACGGAATCGCCGGGAAGCGATGAGTATGACTATACGTTTGACAACCTGGCGAAGACGATCGATCGGTTCACTGAACAGTTGAAGCTCCAGCGCTATGCGATCATGGTTCATGACTATGGCGCACCCGTTGGATGGCGTCTCGCCACGACCCATCCCGATCGTATTACGGCAATTATTTCGCAGAACGGTAATGCTTATGAAGAAGGTTTGGCGCAAGGATGGGATGCGATCAGACGATATTGGCAATCACCGACGGCAGAGAACCGTGCTGCTCTTCATGATTTTCCGACAGCAGCCTCCGTGAAATGGCAGTATTTAGAAGGCGTCAGTGATACCAGTCTTGTCTCTCCTGATGGATACACTCTTGAAGGGTTGCATGTGTCCCGCCCGGGCAATGCTGATATTCAACTGGATCTGCTACTGGATTACGCCTCCAATGTTCAGCGCTATCCTGAATTCCAGGCTTACTTCCGTGAGAAGCAACCGCCGCTGCTTGCTGTCTGGGGTCGCCACGATCCTTACTTTTTACCTGCCGGTGCTGAAGCGTGGAAGCGGGATATTCCTCATGCGGATATCCGTTTCTACGATACCGGACACTTTGCTTTAGAAACGCATGCAAGTGACATCATCCCTGTCATCCACGCATTCCTGGATGGCAATATAAAATGA
- a CDS encoding lactonase family protein, translating into MFKHYQVVKKKSVAVLMGCALLPAAALWSMGAQAVTAVYVSAATDGAIDAYTLNTQSGELTAIGKVAAGAKVMPMAVSPDKSFLYVATRGIPYSAVSYKIDPKSGALSPLGKAELPDSMAYLSTDFTGKWLFSASYGGNKVAVNGIDKDGKVNASAVTVVPTGEKAHSIIADHKNKFVFASNLGSDQIVQFRFDAKTGTLTPNEPAEIKLPEGNGPRHLVLSPDNKTLYVSNELSGKVARLALDENTGQLTLLDYTDTIPADAGMRAGTMTPDKNSTDSRPQIWSADLRLTPNGKFLYVSERTKSTITLLRVEPKTGQLKYITRYPTETQPRGMQIDPSGTFLIVSGEKSTSLSVYRINQDNGDLVRVGQYPTGKGANWVEIVNLP; encoded by the coding sequence ATGTTTAAACATTATCAGGTGGTTAAGAAAAAAAGCGTTGCGGTATTAATGGGATGTGCGCTCTTGCCAGCCGCCGCGCTGTGGTCGATGGGGGCGCAGGCGGTCACGGCTGTCTATGTCTCTGCTGCCACTGACGGCGCCATCGATGCCTACACACTCAATACACAAAGCGGCGAATTGACCGCTATCGGGAAAGTGGCCGCAGGGGCGAAAGTGATGCCGATGGCCGTTAGCCCGGATAAATCCTTCCTTTATGTGGCCACGCGTGGCATTCCTTACTCGGCGGTGAGTTATAAAATCGATCCTAAAAGCGGTGCGCTAAGCCCGTTAGGCAAAGCGGAACTGCCGGACAGCATGGCGTACCTCTCGACGGATTTCACGGGGAAATGGCTGTTCAGCGCCTCGTATGGCGGCAATAAAGTTGCGGTTAATGGCATTGATAAAGACGGCAAGGTGAACGCGAGCGCGGTCACGGTGGTGCCAACGGGGGAAAAGGCACATAGCATTATTGCCGACCACAAAAATAAATTCGTCTTTGCCAGCAATCTGGGCAGCGATCAAATCGTACAGTTCCGGTTTGATGCGAAGACGGGCACGTTGACGCCGAATGAACCGGCGGAAATTAAACTGCCTGAAGGTAACGGGCCGCGCCATCTGGTGTTATCGCCAGATAATAAAACGCTCTATGTGAGTAATGAGTTGTCCGGCAAAGTTGCGCGTCTGGCGCTGGATGAAAATACGGGGCAGCTTACGTTACTGGATTATACCGACACTATTCCGGCCGATGCAGGAATGCGAGCGGGAACGATGACGCCGGATAAAAATAGCACCGACAGTCGGCCGCAGATATGGAGCGCCGATTTACGTCTGACGCCAAATGGAAAATTCCTGTACGTATCGGAACGCACCAAAAGCACGATTACGCTGCTGCGGGTAGAACCGAAAACCGGCCAACTGAAATACATTACGCGCTACCCGACGGAAACGCAGCCGCGCGGTATGCAGATCGATCCGAGCGGGACATTCCTGATCGTCAGCGGTGAAAAATCGACGTCGCTGTCGGTGTACCGCATCAATCAGGACAACGGAGATTTAGTGCGAGTCGGGCAATACCCGACTGGAAAAGGCGCTAACTGGGTCGAAATCGTTAACCTGCCGTAA
- the proX gene encoding glycine betaine/L-proline ABC transporter substrate-binding protein ProX — MRNTTLWAAALTTTLLSTQVYAADTAQPGKGISVIPVQSTISEETFQTLLVSRALEKLGYDVQPPREVDYNVAYTSIASGDATFIAVNWDPLHADQYKAAGGDAKFYRQGEYVSGAAQGYLIDKKTAEKYKITNIAQLKDPKIAKLFDTNGDGKADLTGCTPGWGCEAAINHHLPAYGLTNTVEHNQGNYAAMIADTITRYKEGKPILYYTWTPYWVSDVLVPGRDVVWLQVPFSSQPGEMKGVSTKLPNGADYGFPVNNMRIAANKEWAEKNPAAAKLFAIMKLPIADVNAQNLRMHEGQGSQQDIERHVDGWIKAHQQLFDGWVKTAADAAK; from the coding sequence ATGCGTAACACCACACTTTGGGCTGCCGCCCTGACGACCACACTGTTGAGTACACAAGTTTACGCCGCTGACACCGCGCAACCTGGGAAAGGCATTTCCGTTATTCCGGTGCAAAGCACTATCTCCGAGGAAACGTTCCAGACGCTGCTGGTCAGTCGCGCGTTGGAAAAGCTGGGCTATGACGTGCAACCCCCGCGTGAAGTGGACTACAACGTGGCCTACACTTCAATCGCCTCCGGCGATGCGACATTTATTGCCGTAAACTGGGATCCGCTACACGCCGACCAGTATAAAGCCGCAGGCGGGGACGCGAAGTTCTACCGTCAGGGTGAATATGTCTCCGGTGCTGCTCAGGGCTACCTGATCGATAAGAAAACGGCTGAAAAATACAAAATCACCAATATTGCGCAGTTAAAAGATCCGAAAATCGCCAAGCTGTTCGATACCAACGGCGACGGCAAAGCCGATCTGACGGGCTGTACGCCGGGCTGGGGATGTGAAGCGGCCATCAACCATCACCTTCCTGCCTATGGCTTAACCAACACGGTAGAGCATAACCAAGGTAACTATGCGGCGATGATCGCCGACACCATCACCCGTTATAAAGAAGGTAAGCCGATTCTGTACTACACCTGGACGCCGTACTGGGTGAGTGATGTGCTGGTGCCGGGACGTGACGTGGTCTGGTTGCAGGTTCCTTTCTCTTCCCAACCGGGAGAAATGAAGGGCGTCAGCACCAAACTGCCCAACGGGGCCGACTACGGCTTCCCGGTTAACAACATGAGAATTGCCGCGAATAAGGAATGGGCAGAGAAAAACCCGGCGGCGGCGAAGCTGTTCGCCATCATGAAACTGCCGATTGCCGACGTGAATGCGCAGAACCTGCGTATGCATGAAGGTCAGGGTTCACAGCAGGATATCGAACGTCATGTTGATGGCTGGATCAAAGCTCACCAACAGCTGTTTGATGGCTGGGTGAAAACCGCCGCTGACGCCGCGAAATAA
- the proW gene encoding glycine betaine/L-proline ABC transporter permease ProW, with translation MSKSTSSPWDNTTAQSHPADQSAAPEQANGAQQNDPWATSTQNAPADSAPAQHSATPDSAAQSDPWSTGAPAQDAPTNGSDAWSSAPAPDGSADAAHQAAQSGSDWLNSAAPATPEHFNLLDPFKDTLIPLDSWVTHGIDWVVLHFRPVFQGVRVPVDFILSGFQQFLLGMPAPIAILVFSLLAWQMSSLGMGVATLLSLIAIGAIGAWSQAMITLALVLTALFFCILIGLPMGIWLARSERAAKFIRPLLDAMQTTPAFVYLVPIVMLFGIGNVPGVVVTIIFALPPIIRLTILGIRQVPADLIEAAESFGASPRQMLFKVQLPLAMPTIMAGVNQTLMLALSMVVIASMIAVGGLGQMVLRGIGRLDMGLAAVGGVGIVILAIILDRLTQSLGRDRRSKGNKSWYASGPIGLLTRPFIKQ, from the coding sequence ATGAGTAAATCAACATCAAGCCCGTGGGACAACACCACGGCACAATCTCACCCGGCTGACCAGAGCGCAGCGCCTGAACAGGCTAATGGCGCGCAGCAGAACGATCCGTGGGCAACCAGCACACAGAACGCGCCTGCCGATTCAGCTCCAGCCCAACACAGCGCGACGCCAGACAGCGCAGCGCAGAGCGATCCCTGGTCCACCGGCGCGCCCGCGCAGGATGCGCCCACTAACGGCAGTGATGCCTGGAGCAGCGCGCCAGCTCCCGATGGTTCCGCCGATGCAGCCCATCAGGCGGCGCAATCCGGCAGTGACTGGTTAAACAGTGCGGCTCCCGCGACACCTGAGCATTTCAACTTGCTCGATCCGTTTAAAGACACGCTGATCCCACTGGACAGCTGGGTTACTCACGGTATCGACTGGGTTGTGCTGCACTTCAGACCGGTTTTTCAGGGCGTTCGTGTCCCGGTCGATTTTATTCTGAGCGGCTTCCAGCAGTTTCTGCTGGGGATGCCGGCGCCAATTGCCATTCTGGTGTTTTCACTGCTTGCCTGGCAGATGTCCAGCCTCGGTATGGGTGTCGCCACCCTGCTGTCACTGATCGCCATCGGTGCGATTGGTGCCTGGTCACAGGCGATGATCACGCTGGCGTTGGTTCTGACGGCGCTGTTCTTCTGCATACTCATCGGGCTTCCCATGGGGATCTGGCTGGCGCGTAGCGAACGGGCGGCGAAGTTCATCCGACCGCTATTGGATGCCATGCAGACCACGCCCGCGTTTGTCTATCTGGTGCCTATCGTCATGCTGTTCGGTATCGGTAACGTGCCGGGCGTCGTGGTGACCATCATCTTTGCCCTGCCGCCGATTATTCGCTTAACGATTCTGGGTATTCGTCAGGTGCCGGCAGATTTGATTGAAGCCGCAGAATCATTCGGCGCCAGTCCGCGCCAGATGCTGTTTAAGGTTCAGCTCCCGCTGGCCATGCCGACCATCATGGCCGGTGTTAACCAGACGCTGATGCTGGCACTGTCGATGGTGGTTATCGCCTCGATGATCGCCGTGGGCGGTCTGGGTCAGATGGTGCTGCGCGGTATTGGCCGTCTGGATATGGGTCTGGCTGCCGTCGGCGGCGTCGGGATTGTTATTCTGGCTATTATTCTTGACCGCCTGACTCAATCTCTGGGACGCGATCGCCGCAGCAAAGGCAACAAGAGCTGGTACGCCAGCGGCCCGATTGGCCTGCTGACCCGTCCTTTCATCAAGCAGTAA
- a CDS encoding ABATE domain-containing protein: MHTSPITQPHFLANNLALDLINSAFGTGDEYHDCLTDDASVIAWLKAAKQLPENFTDTPTGLIHDALALRQAMVQTIEAVRSGKEYNPERINQILDSGRPVRMLEWNSQQAGFSVVECRRDNSCASLLEPVAMAFAALVSGPEVKYIRQCEAHDCTLFFLDTTKSHRRRWCSMALCGNRMKVAAFRSRKQEAD; this comes from the coding sequence ATGCACACATCACCGATAACTCAGCCTCACTTTCTCGCGAACAATCTCGCGTTGGACCTCATCAACAGTGCATTTGGAACAGGAGACGAATACCACGACTGTTTGACAGATGACGCCAGTGTCATCGCCTGGCTTAAAGCGGCTAAGCAACTGCCTGAAAATTTTACAGACACACCAACAGGCCTGATTCATGACGCTCTGGCACTGCGTCAGGCAATGGTTCAGACAATAGAAGCCGTCCGATCGGGTAAGGAATATAACCCTGAACGAATAAACCAAATTCTTGATAGTGGACGGCCGGTGAGAATGCTGGAATGGAATAGTCAGCAGGCTGGTTTCAGCGTAGTGGAATGCAGAAGAGATAACAGCTGTGCCAGCTTACTTGAACCGGTAGCAATGGCATTCGCTGCACTGGTTTCCGGGCCTGAGGTAAAATATATTCGCCAGTGTGAGGCACACGACTGTACTCTATTCTTTCTGGATACCACCAAATCACATCGTCGGCGATGGTGCAGCATGGCGCTCTGTGGCAACAGGATGAAAGTCGCGGCATTCCGCTCACGTAAGCAGGAAGCAGACTGA
- the proV gene encoding glycine betaine/L-proline ABC transporter ATP-binding protein ProV, producing the protein MAIKLEVKNLYKIFGEHPDRAFKLIDKGLSKDQVFEKTGLTVGVKDASLAIEEGEIFVIMGLSGSGKSTMVRLLNRLIEPTRGQVLIDGEDISQISDTALRDVRRKKISMVFQSFALMPHLNILSNTAFGMELAGVPKAEREQKALDALQQVGLEAYAASYPDELSGGMRQRVGLARALANDPDILLMDEAFSALDPLIRTEMQDELIKLQSRHQRTIVFISHDLDEAMRIGDRIAIMHGGEVIQVGTPDEILNNPANDYVRTFFRGVDISHVFSAKDIARRRPVTLIRKTPGVGPRSALKILQDEDRDYGYVLEGGKRFIGVVSIDSLKQALKEQQPLEQALLPEPVPVPADMSLNELISQVAQAPCAVPVVGENHEYIGIISKGMLLQALDKEGVTNE; encoded by the coding sequence ATGGCAATTAAACTTGAAGTAAAGAATCTTTATAAGATATTTGGCGAGCACCCAGACAGAGCATTTAAACTGATTGATAAAGGCCTGAGCAAAGATCAGGTATTTGAAAAAACAGGGCTTACTGTTGGGGTAAAAGATGCCAGTCTGGCCATTGAAGAAGGCGAGATATTTGTCATCATGGGATTATCCGGCTCCGGCAAATCCACCATGGTACGCCTTCTCAATCGTCTGATAGAACCCACTCGGGGTCAGGTGCTGATCGACGGTGAGGATATTTCCCAGATATCCGATACCGCGCTGCGCGACGTGCGCCGCAAAAAGATCAGTATGGTGTTCCAGTCTTTTGCGCTGATGCCACACCTGAACATTCTCAGCAATACCGCGTTTGGTATGGAACTCGCTGGCGTGCCGAAAGCGGAACGTGAGCAAAAAGCGCTGGATGCATTGCAGCAGGTCGGCCTTGAAGCCTACGCCGCGTCTTACCCGGATGAGTTATCCGGCGGGATGCGACAGCGTGTCGGTCTGGCTCGCGCCCTGGCGAACGACCCTGATATCCTGCTGATGGATGAGGCGTTCTCCGCACTCGATCCGCTGATCCGTACTGAAATGCAGGATGAACTGATCAAACTCCAGTCCCGTCATCAACGCACTATCGTCTTTATCTCGCACGATCTGGATGAAGCGATGCGCATCGGTGACCGGATTGCCATCATGCACGGCGGCGAAGTGATTCAGGTCGGTACGCCCGATGAAATCCTGAACAACCCGGCCAATGACTATGTGCGCACCTTTTTCCGCGGTGTCGATATCAGCCACGTGTTTAGCGCCAAAGATATCGCCCGTCGTCGTCCGGTCACCCTAATCCGTAAAACACCCGGTGTAGGCCCGCGTTCCGCGCTGAAAATCCTTCAGGACGAAGACCGTGATTACGGCTACGTACTGGAAGGCGGAAAACGCTTCATTGGCGTCGTGTCGATTGATTCACTAAAGCAGGCGCTGAAAGAACAGCAGCCGCTGGAACAGGCGTTACTGCCCGAACCTGTTCCCGTGCCCGCAGATATGTCACTCAACGAGCTGATTTCTCAGGTCGCACAGGCTCCCTGTGCCGTTCCTGTCGTCGGCGAAAACCATGAGTACATTGGCATCATTTCCAAAGGGATGTTGCTACAGGCACTGGATAAGGAAGGAGTGACCAATGAGTAA